A region of Sporolituus thermophilus DSM 23256 DNA encodes the following proteins:
- a CDS encoding CpsD/CapB family tyrosine-protein kinase — protein sequence MSTKRKLIVHEDAKSPIAEAYRTLRTNINFAKMGGELRSILFTSAGPGEGKSTTVANTAVALAQTGKRIIIVDCDLRKPVQHKIFGKKNRGVTNYLVEDTPIDGLLQETGIENLLLLPSGPIPPNPSELLGSPRMQELIAYLQSRADMVIIDAPPVIAVTDACVLASKVDGVILTIASGLVRPEMAKHAKELLIKANGHILGVILNRMEIEEEHAYYYYYYGSER from the coding sequence ATGAGCACGAAACGCAAACTGATCGTTCATGAAGATGCCAAGTCGCCCATTGCCGAAGCCTACCGGACGCTGCGCACCAATATTAACTTTGCCAAGATGGGCGGCGAGCTCAGGTCCATATTGTTTACCAGCGCCGGACCCGGTGAAGGCAAGTCGACAACGGTAGCCAATACCGCCGTGGCCCTGGCCCAGACGGGTAAACGGATCATCATCGTTGACTGCGACCTTCGTAAGCCGGTCCAGCACAAAATATTCGGCAAGAAAAACCGGGGGGTTACCAATTACCTGGTGGAAGACACGCCAATAGACGGGCTGCTTCAGGAAACAGGCATTGAAAACCTGCTTCTCCTGCCCAGCGGGCCCATCCCGCCTAATCCGTCCGAACTCTTGGGGTCGCCCCGGATGCAGGAGCTGATCGCGTATTTGCAATCCCGGGCGGACATGGTGATAATCGACGCTCCGCCGGTAATTGCCGTAACCGACGCCTGCGTCCTGGCGTCGAAAGTCGACGGCGTCATCTTGACCATCGCTTCCGGGCTTGTCCGGCCCGAGATGGCCAAGCACGCCAAGGAACTATTAATAAAAGCCAACGGCCATATCCTGGGTGTTATTCTGAACCGGATGGAGATCGAGGAAGAACACGCCTATTATTACTATTATTATGGCAGTGAGAGATAG
- a CDS encoding sugar transferase has translation MRRNFPMLRKFILLAGDFVLLAGAAYLAFQAVFSRGAPPGMADSWRNMVAVMLCVAVILFNVHGLFSLARKKFSELAISLAVALANIFIIIMAVSFFLRDFTYSRTLLVLTFAIQLVLLLLWKYLFWRIEHALISPKDVLIVGTQQECARLVAKLQAQLHLNYNVRYVCTDCEGNSWQKAVDDIDLVIICPGTDVRNKAGIVHFCHNRGKRVFLVPDFYTLFASAAEMDKIDDIPVFRARYLEPTLEQRILKRMLDLTVAGSALFALWPLFIVIATMIRLDSPGPVIYSQVRVGRNEKEFKVFKFRTMRQDAEKYTGPVLAAENDPRITRVGRLLRATRLDELPQLFNVLKGDMSIVGPRPERPVFVRQFKEEIPEYVYRHNVKPGITGLAQVYGKYNTTPYDKLIYDLSISRNLA, from the coding sequence ATGCGAAGAAATTTTCCCATGTTGCGCAAATTTATCCTCCTGGCAGGAGACTTTGTCCTGCTGGCCGGCGCCGCATACCTGGCATTTCAGGCGGTTTTCAGCCGGGGCGCGCCGCCCGGTATGGCGGACAGCTGGCGCAATATGGTGGCGGTAATGCTGTGCGTGGCGGTAATCCTGTTCAATGTTCACGGCCTGTTCTCCCTGGCAAGAAAGAAGTTTAGCGAACTCGCAATCAGTCTTGCCGTTGCCCTGGCTAACATATTTATCATTATTATGGCTGTAAGTTTTTTTCTGCGGGACTTTACATATTCACGCACGCTGCTTGTACTTACGTTTGCCATTCAGCTTGTCCTGCTTTTATTGTGGAAATACCTGTTCTGGCGAATAGAGCACGCCCTTATTAGCCCCAAGGATGTTTTAATTGTTGGCACTCAGCAAGAATGCGCCAGACTGGTTGCAAAACTCCAGGCACAGCTTCACCTGAACTATAACGTGCGCTATGTTTGTACAGACTGCGAAGGTAACTCTTGGCAGAAAGCGGTAGACGACATTGACCTTGTCATTATCTGCCCGGGAACGGACGTGAGGAATAAAGCTGGTATTGTCCATTTTTGCCATAACAGGGGTAAAAGAGTCTTTTTGGTACCGGACTTTTATACCCTGTTTGCTAGCGCCGCCGAAATGGACAAAATCGACGATATTCCCGTTTTTCGCGCGAGGTATCTTGAGCCCACGCTCGAACAGCGCATACTGAAACGGATGCTTGACCTAACGGTTGCCGGCAGCGCTCTCTTTGCTTTGTGGCCCTTGTTTATTGTTATTGCAACTATGATTAGGCTGGATAGTCCCGGGCCGGTGATTTACAGCCAGGTGCGCGTGGGCCGGAACGAGAAAGAGTTTAAAGTATTTAAATTCCGGACTATGCGGCAAGATGCCGAAAAATACACCGGTCCCGTGCTCGCAGCGGAAAATGATCCGCGCATTACAAGGGTTGGAAGGTTGCTGCGCGCAACCCGCCTTGATGAACTGCCTCAGCTTTTTAACGTCCTCAAAGGCGATATGAGCATCGTCGGGCCGCGCCCGGAACGCCCTGTGTTTGTTCGTCAGTTTAAGGAAGAAATACCGGAGTATGTTTACCGGCACAACGTAAAACCGGGCATCACTGGTCTTGCCCAGGTATACGGAAAGTACAATACTACTCCTTATGATAAACTTATTTACGACTTATCTATATCCAGAAATTTGGCATAA